Genomic segment of candidate division WOR-3 bacterium:
GGAAGGGAAGGGTCGGTTTTGATTTCCTTGACTTTGCTTGTCAACAAGATGATTTCGAAAGAATTCAAAGGCATAAAGGTGAGAATTGACGCCGAAGAATACATGAGAAATCGAGAGGAAAGTTTCAGGGAAAAAGTTTTGGAAATAGCTAAGCAGGCTGAACTTTTGACGGAAGAGCACATAATAAAGAATTTGAATTCATACGAGAGAAGAATCGCCCACATGATAATAAAAGATTTTGAAGGGGTTGAAAGCAGAAGCGAAGGCGAAGGGGAAATTAAGGATTTAATAATTTACCCAAACCGAAGTGAATCTTTTTGATACGATAATCTCCAGAATTACGCCGGATGGCGAGAGCGCCGTCGCTTCAGTGAGAATGAGCGGCGAAAAAAGCCTGACATGCGTTTTGCAATTGACGGGCAGAAAATTTTTTACTCCCAGAAAAGCAACCCTCGTCAAATTGAAGTTAGATCAAGGTATAAGCGATCAAGCCGTAGTTGTCTATTATCCTGGTGTGAACTCATACACCGGCGAAGATGTATGCGAAGTCAGTGTTCACGGAAACCAGTATCTCGTCAAAAAGCTTATAGGAAATTGCATCGAGAAAGGGTTGAGGACAGCCGAGAAAGGCGAATTCACCTACAGAGCTTTCCTGAACGGTAAAATGGACCTGGCTCAGGCCGAGGGAGTTCTAGCGATGATAAAGGCTTCGAACGAAAATTCCCTGAGAAGAGCCGGCTCCGCATTGAGCGGAAAAGCTGGAGAAAAGGTAAAAAAAATTATCGAAAATCTAAATGAATGTCGCGCCGAGCTTGAAATATCGACTTTTGGGGAAGACGTAAGACCTCTACTTTCACCGGCTTTTCTCGAAAATTTTAGAAAAATTAAAGAAGACATCGAGACAGTTTCACGCTGGTCCGCTTCAGCGGCAAGAGACCTTGTAAAACCTCAGATATTCATAGTCGGACCCCCAAACGCCGGAAAATCGACCCTTTTTAATATGCTCTACGGCAGTAAAAGAGTTGTTGTCTCAGACCAACCAGGAACGACGAGAGATATGATAAGGGAAGAAGTATATCTGCCAAAAGGTTCGGTTGTTCTGGTCGATGGGGTGGGAATAAGGGAAAAAGGATCGGATTTAATCGAAAGGCAGGGAAAGGACATTTTTCTTGAAAAGCTCAAAGAAGCGGACGCAGTGATTATGCTTCTCAACGCTGAAAGTGATTGGAGAGATGATTTTGCGTTGTTTTCTAGCTTTTCCGAAAAAATAAAAACCGTTGTAGCTCTAAACAAGTGCGATCTTGGCATATCGCCTGTGGAAGTTCCTGATGAAATAATCAAGCTGTCAGCCAAAACAGGTTTAAACCTTGAATGTCTTAAAAGTATTCTCAGCGAGAAACTGTGGCCGGAACCTCAGAAAGATGACATTTCAGAACAAGACGCTTACTTTTCTGAAAGGTCTTATCTTCTCATAGGTGAATCTTTGAAAAGCTGCGAAAAAGCGGGAAACTTCATCGAAGAAGACCTTTGGGACATTGCCGCGTTTGAGCTTGAAAACGTCAGCAAAAACCTCGGACGGATAGTGGGGATCCACGAAAAGCCAGGAGAAATTGTCGGATTGTTCGATAAGTTTTGTGTAGGAAAATAAGTGATTGTGAATTAACCCTGGCGATAACCATACGGCTTCAGAGCTTTGAAGGGAATTTCTCGGGATGATAACAACAGAAGAATTCTTTTAACAGATATTTTTTCTGCGAAATGTTCATGGACGAAAACCATAAAGAAGACAAACCGGAATTGATTCCAATAGAAGGTGTTTTGGACCTTCATACCTTCGACAAGAAAGAAATCGGAGGTTTGATACGCGAATACATTGAAGAATGCAGAAAAAAGTGCATATTTGAAATCAGAATAATACATGGAAAAGGTAAAGGTGTTCTCAGAGCCAGGGTTCATTCAATCCTCAGCAAAATTGATCTGGTAAAATCTTACAGGACTGCAAACGACTGGACAAGTTCCTGGGGGGCGACAATCGTCACTTTAAGAGATAATGAAAACTGTTCAGAGGTTCATGAAGACTAGAGAAACAGAAATAAAAACAAGTGAGATTATTTTAGTTTTCCGCATCTCTTCCCCGAATAAAATCCAGCCGGCCAAACTCATTATCAGTATACTTCCCACGGAATAAAATGAAAACGCCACAGCGGCGGGGAAATATTTAAATGAAGAAATGAGAAAAAAAGATGAAAAAAGATTGGGAATGCCTACCGCGATTCCGAATAATGCGCTTTTAGGGATTTTGGTTAAATTTCTAAAATTTGCGAAAAAGAATGACAAGACAAAAGCGGTTGCGAATACGACAGTCAAGAAGAAATTTTTTAAACTTTCATGCCAGTTGTTTTCAAAGATCTTGTTTGAAAATTCAGCCATTCCAACGAAAACCAGAACCCAGAAAAGAAGGATTGCCGATCGCCTCCTCGATTCTTTGTTTTCGGTTTTAATCGCGAGCATCAAAATTGATATAATCGAGAGGAAAATCCCAGTTGTTTTGAAAGCGTTCATTTTTTCTCTGAAAACAATAAAAGATAGAAGCACTGGAATTACGGTTCCCAACTTTGAAACCGCACCTGTTGTCGCCACTCCGTTGTATAGCACGCTTTTTTGTATAGATACAAAACCGAGAAGATAGATAACACCTGCAAAAATCCCCATAAAAAGTGCTGTGCCTAAATTGTCACGGGAAGCTATGAAGCTTTGGTTGTTTCTTGTCGTAAAAAACATAATAAAAGCGACAGCAAATGCAGAGAGATAATTGAAAGAAGCGACTCGCATCTCGTCTGTGCTGTTTTTTTGAGATAACTTGAGTAATACAGTGACAAGAGAACTCGAGAAAACAGCTAAAACGAGATAGACCATTGCCTAAGTGACTGAAACTTTGAACTTTAAGGCTCTTGCCAATATTAGGTAAAACAAGAAATAAAAAACTGAGGCTGAAAATATTACAGTCAGAGACATGAATAAACTCTGAGAAGAAGCGTTGAACAGTGTCCAGGATTTAAGAATCAGGTACAGGGAAAGCGCCGGTAAAAAAGAAGAAAGAAAAGTTTTGTAAACAGCTTCCGTGAGATTGACCAAAGATATCTTTGCGTATTTCAAATGAAACATGATCAAAAGGGCTAACCCGTTGAATAAGCTCGAAATGGATACAGCAAGAGCCAATCCGTTTATTTTCATTGAGTTTCTAAAAGTCAGCACAAGCGCGATGTTCACCGCGCTTGACAGAAAGCTAACAAAGACAGGTGTTTTGGTGTCTTTCAAAGAATAAAAAGTGTTTGACAGAATTTTTGCAAACGATGCTCCGGCTATTCCTATGAGAAACCAACCGAGAATATCGGCAGTTGCGACAGTGCTTTCAGCGCTGAACATACCGTGCTGGTAAATTATACGGACTAAATGGAATTTCAAAACCCACATTAAAAAACACACCGGAAAAGAAAAAAACATTGCCAGCCTCAGAGATTTCAGAAGAACGGAAAGGACTAAGTCAATCCTTTTAGAAGAAGCGTGACGCGCCGTTTCGGGAAGCGACACGGTGGCTAAGCTGACGCCGATTATGCCCAGTGGGAAAGTCATCAGCCTGAAGGCGAAAGAGTAGTGTGACACCGCTCCTTCGCCGAGATGGGTAGCAAAAGCTTGGTTTATTGCTACGTTGATTCTCGTCGCGACATAACCGACCGCTACTGGAAGAAACAGCATCAAAGAACGTTTTACTGCTCTATCCGAAAACATTAAATAAATGCGGTTTTTAAAACCTTCCCTGTAAGATGAAGGCAGCAATGCAATGAGCTGGGCGAGTGAACCGATCAATATGCCTATAGCGAGCGGAAATGGAGACAAAGTTTTAAAAGCGCCTGACAACTTGAACAGCAAGAGAGTTAAAACGATAGAGATGAGGTTCCAAAGAGCCGGAGCGAGCCCCGTCAAGGTGTAGTGTCTGAAATAGTTCAAAAAACCCATTAAAAGGGAAGTAGAAGATGATACTACGAGCAGAGGAAACAGAATCCTGACGAGAGATACTGTCAGAGCCTGCTTTTGAGGGTCGTAGCCTCCGGCGAAAACTTTGACGATGTAGGGTGCGAAAATTATCCCAATTCCGCAGAGAAGAGAGGAAATGATGAGTAGTATGTTGAAAAGGTTAACGGCAAACAGAAGAGCTTTTTTTTTGCCTTCTTTTTCCCGAATGTCCGAAAAAACAGGTATAAAAGCGGCGTTCATCGTGCCCTCGGAAATAAATTCCAGAACCATTCCTGGTATTATATAGGCTGTCCTGAAGGCGTCCATGGAGTTACCTGCTCCGTAAAGCATCGCGTATATTATTTCTCTGGAAAGCCCGAGAACCCGGCTTACAAAAACACCAAAAGAAAATTTTCCGGCGCTTTTAATTAAGTTTTTCGTTTCTGAACCTTTTTGTAATTGCGAAGACATATATTGTAAAAATACCAAATCAAGGAGTATTTCAAAAGCTGTTTCACAAAATTCAAGCTAAAGGGAAATGGTTTTCTGGGAAATCTGTTGACATATTATCTGTAAAGATTATCATTTTATTACAATTGATTTTTACTTTCAATATCTATTAAAACAGGTGGGTTAGAGGTGAAGATTAAATCCTTGGGTGCTGTAAAAACCGTCACTGGCTCCATGCATTTGGTTCAATCGTCCAGCGGAGGGAACTGCGTTCTCGACTGCGGTCTGTATCAGGGAAAGAGAGCTGAAGCAGAAGGTTTAAATCGAAACTTGAAAATTGATCCGGCGTCGGTTGACAGCGTAGTGATTTCACACGCCCACATAGACCATTGCGGTCTTCTGCCGTATTTCGTCAGAAAAGGGTTTGACCAGATTATATACATGAC
This window contains:
- a CDS encoding 50S ribosome-binding GTPase, with the protein product MNLFDTIISRITPDGESAVASVRMSGEKSLTCVLQLTGRKFFTPRKATLVKLKLDQGISDQAVVVYYPGVNSYTGEDVCEVSVHGNQYLVKKLIGNCIEKGLRTAEKGEFTYRAFLNGKMDLAQAEGVLAMIKASNENSLRRAGSALSGKAGEKVKKIIENLNECRAELEISTFGEDVRPLLSPAFLENFRKIKEDIETVSRWSASAARDLVKPQIFIVGPPNAGKSTLFNMLYGSKRVVVSDQPGTTRDMIREEVYLPKGSVVLVDGVGIREKGSDLIERQGKDIFLEKLKEADAVIMLLNAESDWRDDFALFSSFSEKIKTVVALNKCDLGISPVEVPDEIIKLSAKTGLNLECLKSILSEKLWPEPQKDDISEQDAYFSERSYLLIGESLKSCEKAGNFIEEDLWDIAAFELENVSKNLGRIVGIHEKPGEIVGLFDKFCVGK
- a CDS encoding Smr/MutS family protein; this translates as MDENHKEDKPELIPIEGVLDLHTFDKKEIGGLIREYIEECRKKCIFEIRIIHGKGKGVLRARVHSILSKIDLVKSYRTANDWTSSWGATIVTLRDNENCSEVHED
- a CDS encoding EamA family transporter, whose product is MVYLVLAVFSSSLVTVLLKLSQKNSTDEMRVASFNYLSAFAVAFIMFFTTRNNQSFIASRDNLGTALFMGIFAGVIYLLGFVSIQKSVLYNGVATTGAVSKLGTVIPVLLSFIVFREKMNAFKTTGIFLSIISILMLAIKTENKESRRRSAILLFWVLVFVGMAEFSNKIFENNWHESLKNFFLTVVFATAFVLSFFFANFRNLTKIPKSALFGIAVGIPNLFSSFFLISSFKYFPAAVAFSFYSVGSILIMSLAGWILFGEEMRKTKIISLVFISVSLVFMNL
- the murJ gene encoding murein biosynthesis integral membrane protein MurJ, coding for MSSQLQKGSETKNLIKSAGKFSFGVFVSRVLGLSREIIYAMLYGAGNSMDAFRTAYIIPGMVLEFISEGTMNAAFIPVFSDIREKEGKKKALLFAVNLFNILLIISSLLCGIGIIFAPYIVKVFAGGYDPQKQALTVSLVRILFPLLVVSSSTSLLMGFLNYFRHYTLTGLAPALWNLISIVLTLLLFKLSGAFKTLSPFPLAIGILIGSLAQLIALLPSSYREGFKNRIYLMFSDRAVKRSLMLFLPVAVGYVATRINVAINQAFATHLGEGAVSHYSFAFRLMTFPLGIIGVSLATVSLPETARHASSKRIDLVLSVLLKSLRLAMFFSFPVCFLMWVLKFHLVRIIYQHGMFSAESTVATADILGWFLIGIAGASFAKILSNTFYSLKDTKTPVFVSFLSSAVNIALVLTFRNSMKINGLALAVSISSLFNGLALLIMFHLKYAKISLVNLTEAVYKTFLSSFLPALSLYLILKSWTLFNASSQSLFMSLTVIFSASVFYFLFYLILARALKFKVSVT